Proteins from a single region of Physeter macrocephalus isolate SW-GA unplaced genomic scaffold, ASM283717v5 random_1701, whole genome shotgun sequence:
- the LOC102980342 gene encoding transcription and mRNA export factor ENY2-like codes for MENLNMEEAGGKNSLETEGGAYRLGVEGEAWTVPKLLRSRQLKSVVSKKNKDAQMRAAINQKLIETGERECLKKLLRAKLIECGWKHQLKAHCKEVIKEKGLEHVTVDDLVAEVTPKGRALVPDSVKKELLQRKRTFLAQHASL; via the exons ATGGAGAATCTCAACATGGAAGAAGCAGGTGGGAAAAACAGCCTGGAGACAGAAGGCGGAGCCTACAGGCTGGGCGTGGAGGGGGAAGCTTGGACG GTGCCCAAGCTACTGAGGTCCAGGCAGCTGAAGAGTGTGGTtagcaagaagaacaaagatgcGCAGATGAGGGCAGCAATTAACCAAAAGCTGATAGAAACTGGAGAAAGAGAATGCCTCAAAAAGTTGCTGAGAGCTAAATTAATTGAATGTGGCTGGAAGCATCAGTTGAAGGCACACtgtaaagaggtaattaaagaaaaaggactAGAACACGTTACTGTTGATGACTTGGTGGCTGAAGTCACACCAAAAGGCAGAGCCCTGGTACCTGACAGTGTAAAGAAGGAGCTcctacaaagaaaaagaacattcctTGCTCAGCATGCCAGCCTTTAA